From the Leptospira biflexa serovar Patoc strain 'Patoc 1 (Paris)' genome, one window contains:
- a CDS encoding TetR/AcrR family transcriptional regulator: MVAKKQKGKPKKIPRVGRPNKLNSVNVREALIQAGVALLETTSLEEISLRKVAAKAGVSHVASYHHFENKHALFSEIAEIGFQKYFATYQLELEKTEKDFKGRYRALGWTYFQFIMNNRQFARIMFGGMGVESNLHPTLSSVSRRTYRQLHEIIRMGQNLGYLEKGQTREKTLASWAMIHGIAMLFLEGRLQMKNDLNEMEKFIQTVTEYAYNGMKS; the protein is encoded by the coding sequence ATGGTGGCGAAAAAACAAAAAGGGAAACCAAAAAAAATTCCGAGAGTTGGTCGACCGAATAAATTGAACAGTGTTAATGTTCGAGAAGCCTTGATCCAAGCCGGAGTCGCTTTATTAGAAACAACTTCGTTGGAAGAAATTTCACTCAGAAAAGTTGCCGCAAAAGCAGGTGTGAGCCATGTCGCAAGTTACCACCATTTCGAAAACAAACACGCGTTATTTTCTGAAATAGCAGAAATTGGATTCCAAAAATACTTTGCTACCTACCAACTAGAACTAGAAAAAACGGAAAAAGATTTTAAAGGGCGATACCGTGCACTCGGATGGACATATTTTCAATTCATCATGAACAATAGGCAGTTCGCAAGGATTATGTTTGGCGGAATGGGTGTTGAGTCAAATTTACATCCAACTTTGTCTTCTGTATCGAGGAGAACCTATCGTCAGTTACACGAAATCATTCGAATGGGACAAAATTTAGGTTACCTAGAAAAAGGTCAAACGAGAGAAAAAACTTTGGCTTCTTGGGCGATGATCCACGGCATTGCGATGTTATTTTTAGAAGGTCGTTTACAAATGAAAAATGACCTGAATGAAATGGAAAAATTCATTCAAACCGTTACTGAATATGCTTATAACGGAATGAAATCCTAG
- the trhA gene encoding PAQR family membrane homeostasis protein TrhA: MTPIPISPMGIPKSHSHIQELIDTVHEYSIGHEIANAVTHGIGGGLSIAGLSVLLTMAILYGDVWHVVSSAIYGATLIILYLASTLYHGIYHTATKRIFKVIDHASIYLLIAGTYTPFTLVSLRENSEWGWVLFSVIWILAFIGVALLLLFPGKYSGLRVVVYIIMGWLAIFVMKDIRAAIGVGGMTWLVAGGLSYTFGVIFYLWDRLPMNHAIWHLFVLSGSVCHFFAILFYVIPSVPNVK; encoded by the coding sequence ATGACTCCCATTCCCATCTCACCGATGGGAATTCCCAAGAGTCATTCTCATATCCAAGAGCTTATAGACACGGTCCATGAGTATAGTATTGGGCATGAAATCGCCAACGCGGTGACTCATGGAATTGGTGGTGGTCTTAGTATCGCCGGTTTGTCCGTATTATTAACGATGGCGATTTTATATGGAGATGTATGGCATGTCGTTAGCTCAGCCATTTATGGTGCGACACTCATCATTTTGTATTTGGCCTCTACTTTATACCATGGAATCTATCATACGGCTACCAAACGTATCTTTAAGGTGATTGACCATGCATCCATTTATCTCTTAATTGCTGGCACTTACACTCCTTTTACACTTGTTAGTTTGCGGGAAAATTCTGAATGGGGTTGGGTATTGTTTAGTGTCATTTGGATCCTCGCATTCATTGGAGTGGCACTATTACTCCTCTTCCCTGGAAAGTACAGCGGTCTCCGTGTCGTTGTTTACATCATCATGGGTTGGCTTGCCATTTTTGTGATGAAAGACATTCGTGCGGCTATCGGAGTGGGTGGGATGACTTGGTTAGTTGCGGGTGGCCTCAGTTATACGTTTGGTGTGATTTTTTATCTTTGGGATCGTTTGCCAATGAATCATGCGATTTGGCATCTCTTCGTGCTTTCAGGGAGTGTTTGTCATTTTTTTGCCATTTTGTTTTATGTGATTCCCTCGGTTCCAAATGTAAAATAA
- a CDS encoding TetR/AcrR family transcriptional regulator, translated as MDKLVDASLSPDLASRPFKFTSKQGRNRRAQLLSIAFELLKEKNPEEISFADICKKAKIPRPSAYHFFPNVEAIFHGIRLLHSEGMVEKLTALKEESFQTWKEYIERSIEVAIEVTNSEIAFPRLIYGYRMSNPEMRLVGQELDLKLANLTKQGLVEKFDIPSINTLDQVFGVAISIPDSLLKLSYRTFGDFTPWMIGEAKKATISYLLNYLPEVCEPRK; from the coding sequence ATGGATAAATTGGTAGACGCATCCCTCTCTCCAGACCTTGCTTCAAGGCCTTTTAAATTCACGAGCAAACAAGGAAGGAACCGTCGGGCACAACTTTTATCAATCGCGTTCGAGCTCCTTAAGGAAAAAAATCCAGAAGAAATTAGTTTTGCGGATATATGCAAAAAGGCTAAAATTCCAAGGCCTTCCGCCTATCATTTTTTCCCAAATGTGGAAGCCATCTTCCATGGAATTCGTTTATTACATTCGGAAGGAATGGTGGAAAAACTAACAGCCCTAAAAGAGGAATCTTTTCAAACTTGGAAGGAATATATCGAAAGGTCCATTGAAGTTGCCATTGAAGTGACCAATTCTGAAATTGCCTTTCCTAGGCTTATTTACGGATACCGAATGAGTAATCCTGAAATGAGACTTGTTGGGCAAGAATTAGATTTAAAATTAGCAAATCTCACCAAGCAAGGATTAGTTGAGAAATTTGATATACCATCGATCAATACCTTGGACCAAGTATTTGGTGTTGCCATATCCATTCCTGATTCTTTGTTAAAACTTTCGTATAGAACGTTTGGAGATTTTACACCTTGGATGATCGGTGAAGCCAAAAAAGCAACAATATCGTATTTGCTGAATTATTTACCGGAAGTCTGCGAACCTCGCAAATAA
- a CDS encoding acyl-CoA dehydrogenase family protein → MIANNYFSDDKDLQLIYNQLIDWKSIVKEAEGEGFIDHQIYSETQNNRYEMAPSNFDEAMELYTSSLDAMGDFFGKDVSQKSQIMDRNELKYENGKVIFPKETVEIYEKFRNTGLLGYSLPREAGGLNFPATVGAFYAMIMARADVAFCMTTTLLNLAQIVSRFGTKEQIETYATKAATGDCLFAMSLTEPDFGSDLNSVRTVAIKQEDGSYRLTGTKRFISQGCGLGDYPALLLTLARTGKPDGGARGLSVFLVKSSDITVAGIEKKMGLHGSPTCEIVYENSYGEILGEEGLGLTRYTAGMTNFMRLVSASGGCGGGAAAYFESLKYANERNQFGKPIFEIPAVFEMVHKIKRETNAMRLLTLETARVIDMYQHHQIRLEKQGLPDRDIRKDEKVKYWSTLASILTPIAKYYSSEEGHKCTSIAVQVFGGAGYTEDYDISRMFRDSRINTIYEGTSQIHVRISTGAILAGMAGDGNFRKYLNSLKTEIPNPSLYLLEQEKLLESSIQCMRLIDSEARKETVAENLMIQMARYLCSLLYEQAVSKITDTEMKPIWEFDCQSYVVDSAATAQSSLYRIQHFGKG, encoded by the coding sequence ATGATCGCTAATAATTATTTTTCAGATGATAAGGACTTACAGTTAATCTACAACCAATTGATCGATTGGAAATCAATCGTTAAAGAAGCGGAAGGGGAAGGCTTTATAGACCATCAAATTTATTCAGAGACTCAAAACAATCGTTATGAAATGGCACCCTCAAACTTTGATGAAGCAATGGAACTATATACTTCTAGTTTGGACGCGATGGGAGATTTTTTTGGAAAAGATGTTTCTCAAAAGTCCCAAATCATGGATCGAAATGAACTGAAATATGAAAATGGAAAGGTCATTTTTCCTAAGGAAACTGTCGAAATATACGAAAAATTCCGAAACACTGGATTACTTGGTTATTCTCTCCCAAGAGAAGCGGGTGGATTGAATTTTCCGGCAACCGTTGGCGCGTTTTATGCCATGATTATGGCTCGCGCCGATGTTGCATTTTGTATGACAACCACTCTCCTCAATTTGGCACAAATCGTATCAAGATTTGGAACTAAGGAACAAATTGAAACTTATGCAACGAAAGCAGCAACAGGTGATTGTTTGTTTGCGATGTCACTCACGGAACCAGATTTTGGATCTGATTTGAATAGTGTTCGGACAGTGGCGATCAAACAAGAAGACGGATCATATCGACTCACAGGTACGAAACGATTCATATCCCAAGGTTGTGGTTTAGGTGATTATCCCGCACTTTTGTTAACGTTAGCAAGGACAGGAAAACCAGATGGTGGTGCCAGAGGACTATCCGTATTTTTAGTGAAAAGTTCTGACATCACTGTCGCAGGCATTGAGAAAAAAATGGGGCTCCATGGTTCTCCAACTTGCGAGATCGTTTATGAGAATAGTTATGGAGAAATATTAGGCGAAGAAGGACTTGGACTCACTCGTTACACAGCAGGGATGACAAACTTTATGAGGCTTGTGAGTGCCTCGGGAGGATGTGGTGGCGGTGCTGCCGCTTATTTTGAATCCCTCAAATATGCAAATGAACGGAATCAGTTTGGAAAACCAATTTTTGAAATCCCTGCCGTTTTCGAAATGGTTCATAAGATCAAAAGGGAAACAAATGCAATGCGACTCTTAACCTTAGAAACCGCTCGAGTGATTGATATGTACCAACACCATCAAATTCGACTCGAAAAACAAGGGTTACCTGATCGAGACATACGTAAGGATGAAAAAGTAAAATATTGGTCAACCCTAGCATCCATTCTCACACCTATCGCGAAATATTACAGTTCAGAAGAGGGTCATAAATGTACAAGTATCGCCGTACAGGTATTTGGTGGTGCAGGATATACTGAAGATTATGATATCTCCCGAATGTTCCGTGATTCTAGAATCAATACAATTTATGAAGGTACTTCCCAAATCCATGTACGAATTTCCACGGGTGCCATCCTTGCGGGTATGGCAGGAGATGGAAATTTTAGAAAGTATCTAAATTCACTCAAAACAGAGATTCCAAATCCTTCTTTGTATTTATTGGAACAGGAGAAGCTACTGGAATCATCCATCCAATGCATGCGATTGATCGATTCAGAAGCGAGAAAAGAAACAGTCGCAGAAAATTTAATGATCCAAATGGCTCGTTACCTTTGTTCTCTATTGTATGAACAAGCTGTCTCTAAAATTACGGACACAGAAATGAAACCAATATGGGAATTCGATTGCCAGTCCTATGTTGTGGACAGTGCGGCAACGGCCCAATCTAGCCTTTATCGCATCCAACATTTTGGAAAAGGATAA
- a CDS encoding FAD-dependent oxidoreductase gives MDMNQAFTPIKIGNLTLPNRFLMGSMHLGVEGETGVADRMATFYRKRFEGGVGMIVTGGISVNEEGKGSKSFFQFLDPTHANELKLMNQSLQGKGIMCAQLFHAGRYAFDRNCVAPSAIRAPINRYVPRELSEEECWKTIEDFGRSAKIAYEVGFGAVEIMGSEGYLLNQFFSPVTNHRNDYFGGDAKRRMNFSIEVLRSVKKNLPEGFPIIFRMSGIDLIPGNPSFEEVIGLSNVLRDENVSALNIGIGWHESRVPTISQLVPRGAWVPIARRIKEHTKGIPIIASNRVNDGETIEKVFLEQSVDLISMARPFLADPFIVKKLQSNESHRINTCVACNQACLDHAFQEKHVSCIVNPMAMNEGKYSQNKTTNPKKVLVIGTGPAGLEAARAAKELGHDVTIFEKRDQIGGQFQLASHIPGKSEFNETIRYFKNELETIGVNIQLNTEANIQNIKSENADVVIFACGVIPRGFQLKGLERLPNGSYADYLTGKFVPGKQVAVIGGGGIGVDVAHRLTEEHDPTLESYQKKYNISSFTNAVVQTEVAHRKVAVFRRNGKHGAGLGPTTFWALKQELESVGVQFYQGLSYKEVTKEGLVVVFKNGEEFLYPCDSIVLCVGQEKEDSLYEEYTKQFPNQKTILIGGAKDAKNIDAKRAFFEGLEAAYSI, from the coding sequence ATTGATATGAACCAAGCCTTTACCCCGATCAAAATTGGAAATTTGACCCTACCGAATCGATTTTTGATGGGATCCATGCATTTAGGAGTGGAAGGTGAAACTGGTGTAGCAGATCGTATGGCGACTTTTTATCGGAAACGCTTTGAAGGTGGAGTCGGAATGATTGTGACAGGTGGGATCAGTGTGAATGAAGAGGGAAAAGGTTCCAAATCGTTTTTCCAATTTTTAGATCCCACCCACGCTAACGAACTGAAATTGATGAACCAATCATTACAAGGGAAAGGTATCATGTGTGCTCAGTTATTCCATGCAGGTCGTTATGCATTTGATAGAAATTGTGTTGCACCGTCTGCTATTAGAGCACCAATCAATCGTTATGTGCCAAGAGAATTGTCGGAAGAAGAATGTTGGAAGACCATTGAAGATTTTGGACGATCAGCTAAAATTGCATATGAAGTTGGATTTGGGGCAGTGGAGATTATGGGAAGTGAAGGTTATCTTCTCAATCAATTTTTTTCACCAGTGACCAACCATCGGAATGATTATTTTGGAGGTGATGCCAAACGTCGTATGAATTTTTCAATCGAAGTCCTCCGATCAGTGAAAAAAAATCTGCCAGAAGGATTTCCCATTATCTTTCGGATGTCAGGGATCGATTTAATTCCAGGGAATCCAAGCTTTGAAGAAGTAATCGGTTTATCCAATGTTCTGCGTGATGAAAACGTTTCCGCTTTAAATATTGGAATTGGATGGCATGAATCACGTGTTCCAACGATTAGCCAATTGGTTCCAAGAGGGGCTTGGGTTCCAATTGCTCGTCGTATCAAAGAACATACCAAAGGCATTCCCATCATTGCATCCAATCGAGTGAACGATGGGGAAACGATAGAAAAGGTATTTTTAGAACAAAGTGTGGATCTCATATCGATGGCAAGGCCATTTCTCGCAGATCCATTCATCGTCAAAAAATTACAATCAAATGAATCACACCGAATCAATACCTGCGTTGCTTGTAACCAAGCTTGTTTAGACCATGCGTTCCAAGAAAAACATGTTTCCTGTATTGTGAATCCTATGGCGATGAATGAAGGAAAATACAGTCAGAACAAAACCACCAATCCCAAAAAAGTATTGGTCATCGGAACGGGTCCCGCTGGTTTAGAAGCAGCACGTGCTGCCAAAGAATTAGGGCATGATGTGACAATTTTTGAAAAAAGAGATCAAATTGGAGGACAGTTCCAACTTGCTTCTCACATTCCAGGTAAATCTGAATTCAATGAAACCATTCGGTATTTTAAGAATGAATTGGAAACAATTGGTGTTAATATCCAATTGAATACGGAAGCAAATATCCAAAACATCAAATCTGAAAACGCAGATGTTGTGATTTTTGCCTGTGGAGTGATCCCAAGAGGATTTCAATTGAAAGGTTTGGAACGATTGCCAAATGGAAGTTATGCGGATTATCTCACCGGAAAATTTGTGCCAGGAAAACAAGTGGCAGTGATTGGAGGAGGAGGGATTGGCGTTGACGTTGCCCATCGGTTGACAGAAGAACATGATCCAACCCTAGAGTCCTATCAGAAAAAATATAATATATCTTCGTTTACCAATGCGGTCGTACAAACTGAAGTCGCACATCGTAAGGTAGCCGTGTTTCGAAGGAATGGCAAACATGGTGCTGGTCTTGGTCCTACTACTTTTTGGGCACTCAAACAAGAGTTAGAATCAGTTGGCGTTCAATTTTACCAAGGATTAAGTTATAAAGAGGTAACAAAAGAAGGCCTGGTGGTAGTATTTAAAAATGGAGAGGAATTTTTGTATCCTTGTGATTCTATTGTTTTGTGTGTTGGGCAAGAAAAAGAAGACTCATTATACGAAGAGTATACGAAACAATTTCCAAACCAAAAAACCATATTGATCGGTGGTGCAAAGGATGCAAAAAACATCGACGCCAAACGAGCATTTTTCGAAGGACTAGAAGCAGCATACAGTATTTAA
- a CDS encoding neutral/alkaline ceramidase yields the protein MNSQISPLVRVSVSIVTCLFVLACSDKKPSQSNTAILGLVGADQVESSKADNADLLFSSGVNRAVAPSLGSSPYLVGVGISDITGPAAEVGMMGFAETAQKTEGIYMRLWSRAYIIGDASKRVVFVSADLGMIFQSIKQAVSKKIATDSELAPFYSEANVLLSATHTHSGPGGYSHYFLYNATTSGFIKENFDVIVNGIYKSIKLAHQNLVPGNVYVNQGELTDASKNRSVAAYDKNPASERNFYPSNVDQTMTLLKLVAADGRELGMVNWFAVHPTNVGPTNKLIGGDNKGIASYLFEKNKGTNYSSNQTFVAAFAQSNSGDVTPNLWGPADGVNDYARQNTIANKQYQKAVSLYQSANTQVTGTIDFRHTYVNFSNLYVSSVGTSTCPAGMGASFSAGSVEDNAVSVDFFDEGTTVDSLDWNSNAADAFKASFLGGALGVLWPASVSESYKLCHAEKPVLIPTGVASFDGNPWTPPIIPIQIVKIGNLSILAIPAEVSTMAGRRIRSLVKNIMENDYTVIAALSNSYTSYLTTREEYSSQQYEGASTQFGPNTLKAYEQEFGKLASALRNGATVPGGPTPPDLTNNQATFQTGVVFDDVPLFKSFGNVFTQPSATYASGAKVTAVFWGAHPKNNMLIGSSFVDIERQNGSTWTVVARDNDPSTTYKWQRDGIAYSKITTTWDTTSYPKGTYRIRHRGHWKSGWTGAISSYQGVTNNFVIQ from the coding sequence ATGAATTCCCAAATAAGTCCCTTGGTTCGCGTCAGTGTATCCATAGTCACCTGCCTTTTTGTTTTGGCTTGTTCCGACAAAAAACCGTCCCAGTCCAATACCGCCATACTAGGTTTAGTTGGTGCAGATCAAGTTGAAAGTTCAAAGGCAGACAATGCAGATCTATTGTTTAGTTCTGGTGTGAATCGCGCTGTAGCACCTAGTCTTGGTTCGTCGCCGTATTTAGTTGGTGTTGGAATTTCTGACATCACAGGCCCTGCCGCAGAAGTAGGGATGATGGGATTTGCGGAAACCGCACAAAAGACAGAAGGGATTTATATGCGTTTGTGGTCTAGGGCATACATCATTGGTGATGCTTCTAAACGTGTGGTTTTTGTCAGTGCTGACCTAGGCATGATCTTTCAATCCATCAAACAAGCAGTGAGTAAAAAAATTGCAACCGATTCCGAACTTGCTCCTTTTTATTCAGAAGCAAACGTTTTGTTATCGGCAACACACACTCATAGTGGCCCTGGTGGGTATTCACATTACTTTTTATACAATGCGACAACTTCTGGATTCATTAAAGAAAATTTCGATGTCATTGTGAATGGAATCTACAAATCCATTAAATTGGCGCATCAAAATTTAGTTCCTGGAAATGTTTATGTCAACCAAGGGGAACTAACAGATGCAAGTAAAAATCGTTCTGTAGCTGCTTATGATAAAAACCCTGCTAGTGAACGTAATTTTTATCCATCAAATGTAGACCAAACGATGACTCTACTTAAATTAGTCGCGGCGGATGGAAGGGAATTGGGAATGGTGAACTGGTTTGCCGTACACCCAACCAATGTTGGTCCAACTAACAAACTCATTGGGGGTGATAATAAAGGCATAGCTTCGTATTTATTTGAAAAAAACAAAGGAACTAATTATTCATCGAATCAAACATTTGTGGCAGCTTTTGCACAATCCAATTCTGGAGACGTAACTCCCAATTTGTGGGGTCCAGCAGATGGTGTAAATGATTATGCCCGACAAAATACAATTGCAAACAAACAGTATCAAAAGGCAGTGAGTCTTTACCAGTCGGCAAATACGCAAGTGACTGGTACCATTGACTTTCGTCATACGTATGTTAATTTTTCAAACTTGTATGTGAGTAGCGTTGGAACATCAACTTGTCCTGCCGGAATGGGAGCATCTTTTTCTGCGGGAAGTGTGGAAGACAATGCAGTCTCCGTTGATTTTTTTGACGAAGGAACGACTGTTGATTCCTTGGATTGGAATTCCAATGCAGCCGATGCATTCAAAGCAAGTTTTCTTGGTGGAGCCCTTGGCGTATTATGGCCAGCTTCTGTGAGTGAGTCCTACAAATTATGCCATGCTGAAAAACCAGTCCTCATTCCAACAGGTGTAGCTAGTTTTGATGGAAATCCTTGGACACCTCCTATCATCCCAATTCAAATTGTAAAGATTGGAAATTTATCCATTCTTGCGATCCCAGCAGAAGTATCCACGATGGCTGGAAGACGGATTCGTTCTCTTGTCAAAAACATTATGGAAAATGATTACACTGTCATTGCAGCACTTTCCAATTCCTATACATCCTATCTCACAACGAGAGAAGAGTATTCTTCTCAGCAGTATGAAGGGGCATCAACTCAGTTTGGTCCTAATACTTTAAAAGCCTACGAACAAGAATTTGGTAAGTTAGCATCGGCATTACGAAATGGTGCAACGGTTCCAGGCGGACCTACACCTCCTGATCTTACAAACAACCAAGCTACCTTTCAAACGGGAGTGGTGTTTGATGATGTTCCCCTCTTTAAAAGTTTTGGGAATGTATTCACACAACCGTCAGCAACCTATGCAAGTGGTGCAAAGGTAACAGCTGTTTTCTGGGGAGCTCATCCAAAAAATAATATGTTGATCGGGAGTAGTTTTGTGGATATTGAACGCCAAAATGGATCCACATGGACTGTTGTGGCTCGCGACAATGACCCTTCGACCACTTATAAATGGCAAAGAGATGGGATCGCTTATTCCAAAATTACAACCACTTGGGATACAACCTCCTATCCAAAAGGTACTTACCGCATTCGCCATCGAGGACATTGGAAATCGGGATGGACAGGAGCGATTAGTTCCTACCAAGGCGTGACAAACAATTTTGTAATCCAATAG